GCTCGGCAAACATCTCCCCCACGGCCTCGTAGGTCTTGCCCGTGTGCGAGAGGGCACCGTTGAGCGCACTGAAGCTGTAGGGAGGGTCCATCTGGAAGGACTGGCTCACAGCCTGAAAAGCGTTGCCCAGCTTCTGGAACTCTTTGCGGAAGCCGCCCAGGTGCTTCCGAACCAGCTCGGAAGCCACGTTGGTCAGCTGCAGCACGCTGTCATCCATCTTCTTGCTGAAGGCCTTGAACGTGTCCACTCTGTCCTCCACGTCCTGCAAATCCTGGTGCTCCGTTGGGATCTGGAGGGTCAGCAGGAAGCTGGCGCCCACCATCTCGTCCTTCTCTGCCCGGCGCTTCCCCAGCTTCCACTGCTTGTCATCGCCACAGGTGAGGAAGTGCTGGAAGCCCTCATACTGCGACAGCATCGGGTGGCTGGTCATGTGGTCCATCCACAAGATCAGCCGCCGCTTGCGCTTCTCAATGAAGTCCTCCTCAAAGCGCCCCGTAGCCTGCTTCTCAGGAAGGTGGGGCACAGAGACAACGGTGAACTTGTGCAGCAGCCGGTTGTACAGCCAGTCAAAGTGTTTGTACCGCCGGTAGACGGGCGAGTTGGTGCTGCTGGGCGTCAGCCGGTAGGAGATGTAGCTCTTGATGCCTTTGAACTTGGTCTGTTTGGTGGGATCCTCCACGGAGCAGATCAGAGGGTGAGGACTGGGCCTCCACTGGGGCCCACTGGGGCCCATGTCAATGTAGTAGGCCTCCGAGATCTTAGACATCATGGGGACGTCGCCCAAGATGAAGGCCTCCACCCCAGACCGGACAAAGCAAGAGAAGCGGTTGAGGTTCCTCCCCACCACGCTGCCCCTCTTGGAAGACCCAATGCTGTCCTGCCTCTCCAAGGAAGGCTTGGGCCGGTAGCCCATATTGTATGGCCCAGGGTAAGATGGGGACGGGTGCCCGTTGGTGCCAGGCCTGCTCCTGGGCTCCTCCACCACAGTGCTGCCATCATCCCACTCATCCCAGTCATCATCGTCGTCATCTTCAAAGCTGCCCTGGTGGGAGACACTGGTGTTGGACGGGGTACCATAGCAGGAGGAGCCATTCCCAGGGGACCTGGCTGGGCTGCTGGAATAGTCTGAGTAAGTCGAGGCTGTCCTGGAGCGAAGGATCTCCACGTAGGACGCAGGAAAGAGGCCTGTCTCGCCACGGCTATTGGTCCCCTGCAGCCACCCGTCCAACGAGTTCTCGCTGAAGATGACCAGCTCTTCGTTCTCCTCGATGCTGATCTCCTCCTTGTTTTCGCTGCGGAAGCTGTAGAGAGCCCTGGCTTTCATTGCCATGGCTACTCACTATGGTACAATCCGCTGCTGACACGAAAAGGTCTCCCCACCACAAGCACTGCCGTGGTTCCTTGAATACTTAAGTCCCTACTTAAGCACAGCACTTGCCATGTGCCTTGAAATCTTAAACACTTTTGTGAAATCAAAGGAGTTTCATAGACTTTCCAGGAAAGGACCAAAACAATTCGTCTCTTTCTTCAGAATCAGTCCTGAGGTTTATCAGGTCCAACAAATTTCCCAGTCGGCAGGCCCTGGTCAAGGGTTACCCACTCAGGGTAAAGGAAACAGCATTGTCAACCCCTGCCCCCCTTTCAGGTTATACAGGATTTGGTCAGATCCATGGATAACTTAGAAAACTGTCAGTCCTGGGTCGATTTTATCTTGCAAACAAGTTATTCCTGAACCAACCCTGAAGTATACATAAAAGTTAGCAGTCTCCCATCAGGTGAGTGAAATCCCAGATAGGGCTTTTGTAAGGAAAGTTTATCTTTCAAaatgtatgtatattttaaaaattaaataattttgcTCAATTTCATCGGAAAGTAAATCCAGCGTACTACATGATCATGGTggtggaaaaaaaaacacctttaaaaagAACAACTGAAAAAACCCTACTGTTGTTATTACAGATCGAAAATGTTTTGCAAGCCTTTGCAAGCCTTTTGGATCTGATTCGAAATCCACAACCCtccagaggggtggggagaaaataaaaaagcCGCAAGTCAATTCAAAACTGAATGGGTCACGCCTTTAGTCCTCAGAATAACACAAACATGCACAGCCCCTCCTATTTCAACAGAGTTCAAGAGGACTTGTTGATGTCTTTTGCCAGGAGGGAAGAAAATGAAATAGAAGCCTGAAGTAGTTTGCTTCTTTGCAGGCCCGGGGAGGGCGAAAAGGCAGAAGGATTCCACGCAGCAACGTgactttcttgcccccccccccgctctccaaATAGATCTCGTCGCTTCCAGGGATTCCGCTCCACCAGCTGAGCCTTAAATCCCTTCAAGGCCGCAGGTGCCTTTTGCTATGGACACTTTCCTCGGAAAAAGCGGATCCCACCAGCCTCGTCCGAGGGGGTCTCCTTTTTCTTGCGGGGAGAGATGCGCTGAGGAAAAGCGGGGCAGGAAAGTCCTTCGCGCGAAGCGGTCGCCGCTTCCCGGCGCCTCGGAACTCTTGCGCCTGCAGAGTCGAAATGTAAAGGGCAGCctccgggcgggcgggcgggcgggcgggcgggcgagcgagcgCGGGTTCCGTGCCACCGGACAAGGGGAGGCCGAGTGCCGAAAGTTTCCGCGTAGTTGCTGCCACGGAGCCCGGTGGCTTGCGCGGAGAGCAGGATCCGGGCCAACGGGAGCCACTTCCGCCGGGACGCCGGCGACGCCGCCGGGGGGGGGCACCGACGCTTCGGCTCCGGCCGGGCTGCGGGGAGGCGGAGCGGGGCACCCGGAGGAGCCCCCGTAGCAGGCGGAGCAGCCCTCACCCGGCGGCCCTCGTCCGCGACCTGGCCGCCGGCGCGAGGCTGCCTCAAGCCCCGGCGGCTCTCTCCGACGTCGCCCCGAAGTTCCCCTCGGGGGCTGCGGCCTCCGCCCTCTCTTCGTAGGCGCAGCGGTGCTCTCGCTCTCGGCGCCCTTCTCCGCCGCGCTGCTCTCCAGGGGCGTCCCGGGCGATCCGCACGGCTCTTCCCGGCGGCCCAGGTCGCGCTCCCGTCCTGCTCGCTCCGTGACGCGCGCGAGGAGCACGGCAGCCTCGGAAGTTTGGGGCGGCCGCTGGCCGCGAACACGCGCACACGCTCCCGCCCAGCCGCCGACCCAGAGCCGCCCCGGGCAGGCAGCGAGGACCGCGGCTGCCCTCTGCAGACCGCTGCCGGAGCCGCGCCGGCTCTCCCGGGGGAAGCACGAAGAAGAGCAGTTCTGCAGGGTCTTTCAAGTCGGGCGGGGGGGTCATGTCAATCGGacttaacggggggggggaacacgcTTCTTTTTATTCtgatactacaactcccatcatccgcagCCAGCTGAGAGCTGGGAGTTGTATTTCGCAAGCTGTGGTCTACAGACCACCGGGGGGCCTGTCAGCTTTGTTCAGGTGACCCACAGctatctttcatagaatcatagagttggaagagaccccaagggccatccagtccaaccccctgccaagcaggaaacaccatcaaagcattcctgacagatggctgtcaagcctccgcttaaagacctccaaagaaggttgccctcctctggacacactccagcttgtcagtatccttcttgaactggggtgcccagaactggacacagtattccaggtgaggtctgaccagagcagaatatagtggtactattacttcccttgatctagacgctatactcctattgatgcagcccagaattgcattggcttttttagctgctgcatcacactgttgactcatgtcaagtttgtggtctaccaagactcctagatccttttcacatgtactgctctcaagccaggtgtctttaagaatacatttaaatacttccctgtacaggacagCAGGCAGAAAAAGTGGTCCTCCATCACCCTCACTGACCACTGACTTAGGTGGTATGAGACTCCAGTTTTAAATAAacagcttttctgttttgtttttaagttattCCAGCCAATTAACACACTTTGCTTAGGAATTACATGGGATGGGAACATTTAATTGAAAGCAGTCATTGAAATTAGGCTCCCTGTGGTTTTCTATGCACAGGGAATGGGTGAAATACGGAGGGGCAAGCATGTCTTTCATTTGCTTTTACACCTGCAGTCCAAACACTGAAAAATTGCATTAGTGAAAGGCAGACCCCTGGAGTGAACTTTGCACCCCAGTTCTCAAAGCATACCAGAAAATCCTGCACTTATTTTGAAGTTCCACTGAATACTGTGCTAAGATTGTAGCTGTAAAGCCTGATCCTGTTTGTTAGTGGTACTCACTGCTCTGTTGTGCTTACATCTAGGTAACCATGTATAGGATTTCAGGCTCACTTGGATAGAAGTAATATTTATTtaagtggaacttgcttccaaggAAATGCATTTTAGGGATTCAGGTCAGACTGGCTTGGTGCATGCTAATCATATATGCAAAGAAAGAACTGATGCACCAAGGGTGGGTCCTTGTGTAGACAAAATGACCCCCCTCCCACATAAGAAGGAAGCATcagcaagctggggggggggcagactccAAGGTctgcaaaatacaaaaaaaaccctaccaGAGTAATCCAATGTACATCTCAtaagtcctactgtgttcaaTGTGGCGTGCTCCCAAATAAGTGTGCAGGTCAGAGAACGGGTTGCAGTCTAAGGAAAGGGCAtgagtggattaaaaaaaaaacagccccatGAGGATTGAGCATGTTCAGTGGGCGTGGACTGCTGACTGATGGGAGGGCCCCAAAGAAGACTGGTGGGGTGGAATGGAGTACCCTGGAAAGGGGCATAGCTGGCACTCTGAGCAAGAGCACTCTGCGCTGCAACATTATGCTGCAggttttatcccacccttcctgtaATGCTGAAGGTGGTTCTCTTCCTGCTGCCCTTTTTCTCCTTATAGCAATTGTgggtatccgaagaagtgtgcatgcatacgggTATGCTCATACCCATAACAatcttggttggtctctaaggtgctactggaaggaatttttttattttgtttcgactatggcagaccaacatggctacctacctgtaacaaggctatgagagagagaatgactggcCCAGGCAAGCTCTCTTGACAGAATGGGGATTTAAACCCAAACCTCCCAGGTGAGGGGGTTGAATCCAAAgagagtcctactcagagtagacccaaatAAATTAatgggtgtaaataaataaattaatttatttatttaaaaatcagaCCCAAATAAATTAATgggtgtaaaataaataaattaatttcaatgagtctgctctgGGAATAAATTGATACTCACCTCCATCCATTGCAATCTGTTGCAGTAATTATGATTATCGGAATTGATTTGCAGCTGTTTGTTTCAACTCTCATATATATCCACACATAGCTATTTTATATTGCAATCCCATCAGGAAAGGCTCCTGCCCCCAGGGACTTTATCAAGGGCAATGTGTATGGATAGTGCAGTATAAAtgatgcaataaaaataataaggtcCACAATGCCAGTCAGGAAGGTCACATGTAGATGCCCACAAAAGCACATTTCATATTAGCTCTGCTTCTGGGGGAGCAACCGCCAGGCAGGGCCATCCTATACATTTTCAACCAGAAGTCCGTCTGTGCCGCATGGGGCTAATTCCCAAATGAATGGTGCATGGCCTTGCAGCCAGGATACCATTGCGCTCCAAACATTATGCCACTGCCACACATCTAGTAGCCGCTGATAGCCTTATGCTCCATGAATTAGTCtatgaaagccatccaagttggtggcaactgctgcctcttgtggaagggtgttccacagtttaactatgtgcgtTGTGAAGGACTTCCAtttatccgtcctgaatcttcccccATTCTGCCTCAATGGATGTCCACAGGTTCTAGAGAGGGGGGAATCTTTtctttatccactttctccatgtcgtACACCATTTTATAAGCTCGATGTCTCCTTGGGGCAGGCGGtctcttcatttccccctttaCCAAAGCGCTTTTGGAAATACGACCTTAAGCAAGCGGCCGAGGGGCGGGTCAGAGAATGCGCATGCGTCCCCGCGAGGCGCGCCCGGCTGGGTGCGTGCAAGGGAGGCGGTGAGAGGCGGGCCGGGGGAGGGTCTTTTTCTGGCCCCGCCCTTCCGCCTCGCCGACCAGCGAACTCCGGGGAAGAAGCCGGTTGGCCGAGACGAGACGGAGGCCGCGGGCGCGTGAGGGTCGGCCCCTTGCTCCGCTCCCTGAAACCTGCCGGATCGAGTCCCGCCGGGAGGCAGCGGGGCGCGCCTGGTAAGGGAGACCTGGGACTGGAGACCCTTCCTCCAGCCTTTGATGGTCGCCATCGGGGCGAATGGCTGTTAATGTTCTAGCTTGGAATATGAGCTCCGGCGGGTGACTGGGCGGAGGAGAGGCGGAGGCGCAGCCtggctttcggggggggggcggatatcGGGCGGCAGAGAAGCATCAGCGCCGCCCCCGGCACAGCCTCTGAGTCCCTCTGCGTGTGTGCGAAGCTGCGCGACAGGGAAGCTCAACAGGGCGGAAGCTTCTCTCTCTGGGTCTGCGCGTGTCATCACAGTCGGAAGGGGTTAACTTCGGGTCTGGGGGCTCATTTCATAGAGAGAAGAAAGATGGTGATGCAGCGCCGGGCGCTCCCTACCTACATGTAGGTCTACCCGCGCACCTCGCTGGACAGGAAACTCCAGGAGCCCCAAATGAGGCCGGTGTTTCAGTGGGTAGCGTAATTCCTGAGTTTGCCATCACACCCAACATCGTGTGAAGCCAAAGTCACGCTTTGGTCCTTCCTTTATTCAGTTTGGGGCCCAAATGTGGACAAGGCCCCGTTTCCTGTCTTAGGAGCCCTCGCCAAATGTTACCTTGAGAGGTGGCCAAAAAACCAGGCAAAGTTTCAGCTGCTGTCTGGATTCCATATGGCGCCTCGCGTCCAAATGTCAATAGAGACCACTAAGTTGCATGCAAGTTTGGCAGCAGTATCTCGAGAGGCGGATGAACCTATGCCAAAAAAAGGGACAAAGTCACACCAAGGCCACGTTTTGGTctcccatcttgattcaaaatggcacctggcatCCAAATGTTGGTGAAGAGGCTGCCCCACCTTGGGAATCCTCATGCTGAGTTTGGTGATGACGAGGTGTCCAGACACAGAGACAAGCTGGATAACAGATTTCAGTCAGTTAAAGACAAGACTTTCTGCACCTGATGAAGCGAACAGATTCATCGCCGTATAAACGTTTATGAACTAAAAGGCCGTTGGAGCAATGAGAGTGAGTCTAATTTTAGGCCAATAGGCTGCTTTCTTCACACACACCTTTGACCTCCATCCAGAGAAACAAGtggcatcatcagagttcaaggcatcatcagagtttcagccaggcaaaaactctggggccagtgaggggcatggcctggAGACAGTGACAAGGGCCAGACAGAGTTCTGAAGGGCCACGTTGGCCCCTAGGTATGAGACATTCCTGGCTCAGAGCAGTCTTCCTCTCAATTTAAGAGCTGTGAGCTTCATCTTTGGCCTTTGGGCTTCCTGGAGTTATCCTGGGTAGCCACTGTAGGAATTGTAGAatcgtatacagtggtacctcgggttacaaacaccttgggttacaaacactttgggttacagactctgctaaccc
The sequence above is drawn from the Lacerta agilis isolate rLacAgi1 chromosome 13, rLacAgi1.pri, whole genome shotgun sequence genome and encodes:
- the SNX33 gene encoding sorting nexin-33 isoform X1, translating into MAMKARALYSFRSENKEEISIEENEELVIFSENSLDGWLQGTNSRGETGLFPASYVEILRSRTASTYSDYSSSPARSPGNGSSCYGTPSNTSVSHQGSFEDDDDDDWDEWDDGSTVVEEPRSRPGTNGHPSPSYPGPYNMGYRPKPSLERQDSIGSSKRGSVVGRNLNRFSCFVRSGVEAFILGDVPMMSKISEAYYIDMGPSGPQWRPSPHPLICSVEDPTKQTKFKGIKSYISYRLTPSSTNSPVYRRYKHFDWLYNRLLHKFTVVSVPHLPEKQATGRFEEDFIEKRKRRLILWMDHMTSHPMLSQYEGFQHFLTCGDDKQWKLGKRRAEKDEMVGASFLLTLQIPTEHQDLQDVEDRVDTFKAFSKKMDDSVLQLTNVASELVRKHLGGFRKEFQKLGNAFQAVSQSFQMDPPYSFSALNGALSHTGKTYEAVGEMFAEQPKNDLFLMLDTLSLYQGLLSNFPDIIHLQKGAFAKVKESQRMSDEGKMDQEEADGIRKRCRVVGFALQAEMNHFHERRILDFKRMMQSYLKQQIIFYQRVSQQLEKTLRMYDSL
- the SNX33 gene encoding sorting nexin-33 isoform X2, which codes for MAMKARALYSFRSENKEEISIEENEELVIFSENSLDGWLQGTNSRGETGLFPASYVEILRSRTASTYSDYSSSPARSPGNGSSCYGTPSNTSVSHQGSFEDDDDDDWDEWDDGSTVVEEPRSRPGTNGHPSPSYPGPYNMGYRPKPSLERQDSIGSSKRGSVVGRNLNRFSCFVRSGVEAFILGDVPMMSKISEAYYIDMGPSGPQWRPSPHPLICSVEDPTKQTKFKGIKSYISYRLTPSSTNSPVYRRYKHFDWLYNRLLHKFTVVSVPHLPEKQATGRFEEDFIEKRKRRLILWMDHMTSHPMLSQYEGFQHFLTCGDDKQWKLGKRRAEKDEMVGASFLLTLQIPTEHQDLQDVEDRVDTFKAFSKKMDDSVLQLTNVASELVRKHLGGFRKEFQKLGNAFQAVSQSFQMDPPYSFSALNGALSHTGKTYEAVGEMFAEQPKNDLFLMLDTLSLYQGLLSNFPDIIHLQKEWSCEDS